The sequence below is a genomic window from Sebastes fasciatus isolate fSebFas1 chromosome 11, fSebFas1.pri, whole genome shotgun sequence.
cttgaattttattttgaaaatctgtACGAACCCTGTATTTAACATGTTTCAGCCCTCAGATCTTCATCTGCTGATATTTCTTGGTGCTTTCATAGTCCTAGTTAAAATAGTCAGACATGTTTTAAAGACTGTTAAGCATAAAAATCCTCACTTTGAAAGAAGTAAACAAGATTTACTGCAATTTGAAAGAATTACAGCTTCTTttaggtgaaaaaaaaacacattcctaCAGATCATAAAAttgtatttgttgtgtttttctttagtaGTTACAGAGACCAATGGTTGACAGCTCCACAGCTATTATCAGTTACAGGAAAAACATCAATACTTCCCTTTGAAATTCAAGTTGAATTCCCCGTGTCATCATCTTCCTGATTAATTAACCGCACGTGTCTTTCTCTTTCCACTTGCAGAAAGCTTTGGAAATGAAGAGAGAGGAATACGAAGGTTTACCAGGGTGGAAGCAAGTGAACTTAAAGAAGTCCAAAGGACTGTTTTAAAGGAAGGTTTTTAAATCAAAGATGGAagcagatacaaaaaaaaggtgGCGTTGCGATGGAGAAACAGGAAATGTCACATAAACCTGTTTTGGTGGCAACACGCGAGGACATTGGGATAGAAAGTATCTGAAGCTGAAGAAAACGTACATGAAGGATGAGACTGGAGATGCACTCGCCTTTGCTTATAGTCATGTTTCACCTTTCAACTTTGTCATTTAAGAGCAGGTAAAAAACACCTTGCTTTGGTTCATAcatggtgtttgtgtgtagttGGAGTCTCCTCCAAACACTAACGTCACCACTCGTGGACTTACGAATGAAAAATGTGCACACTAGGACGCTTGGTGTCAGAGTGCCATGCTATggttgtgtatgtatgtacgtgtgtgtgtgtgtgtgtgcgattgtatataatgtttttgtgtaatgtttatttgtgtaaatgtgtgtgtatctatgtaAAAACAAATCCTGTCACGTCAGATGTTGTGAggaaagttttttttgtctacaGTGTCTGGATGCTGTCAGGCCACGTAGGGAGCTCGTGTCGCTCGATTGTGTGAAACTGCTGAAGTGACTGTGGACTTTACTGAGATGTAAGAGTTGTAATTTTAAAGGTTTGACTTGTACgagaaagagaaacagcagCTCTGAATGTATAGTGCCTTGCTTTTTGTGTACAGTTTATATACAGAAATTCTAGTCTGCATTTTTAAAGACTTTCTTTGTGATATAAGACATAGTGAATTAAATCACAATAATGCTCAATTCAAAGCATCCTGTGTCTCCTGCTTCATATATTTTAACACCgtatttcattttcaacaagatttttatctgttctagaTAAACAACAGTGGTGGAAATGAACTAGCTAAGTATATTCAATCTGAGGTACTTTAATTGAGTttttcaatttagttttttttctttctttttctacttcactacaatccagaggcaaatattgtactttttactccatcaCATTTATATGACggctttagttacttttaagattattaatagaaaatataaatctaataaattatgatgtattattttaatcccagtagtatataaattcaaattaaatccaccgttaccagctgcaacattgatattaatgcatcaataattataattcaataatatatgtattattttgaaatgttctgcataatgagaacttttaagtatattttgatgccaaaaacatttgtacttttacttaatccCTTTCCATTCCCCCCACCCCCATTTTTTCTAGGGTTAGGAGTGGGGAACGGGATGTTCAGCGTTAGATAAAaagtcagcagtagatgtcacatagaagtggtgtacatcatctgaaagctgtgaacctgaagattaatttgaggtgcagctcagcactgtgtcaagttgttctagtcattaagaaatatgaatgaattaattaattaaaataaattttgaaagtgtataagagcatagaacatgatgatatacatttgtgatggccatccccatgctctattatttctcataaattattgcagcaatttttgggttgatgccatttgttacaaagatttggtgctaaattaaaataaaaaatgatcaataatacaTCAGCTGCCGTCACAAAAGATTTAGAGTCAGAGCAAAATGATACATGATCTTAGATCCCATTCCTGCTCCGAAAAAAGAGATTTAGTATTAAAAATGATAGAAACTCTCATTGTGTCAAAATTACaagtatgtatttatataattgGATTAATGTCTATATTATGTAGTAAGTCATACGTATAACAACCatctttttgcattttttcacaGTCTAATAATACTTAAATCTATTAGTCATTCGACAGAAAATTATTCAGCATctgttttgataattaattaatttctattAATTAAGCAATAACAACAAATATTGTTCCAGCGTCTtcaatgtgagaatttgctgcttttctgttttgtatcatttttaattacatatttttgggGGTTTGCACTGTTGGTCAGTCAAACAACACAGACTCTTGAAGACGTTACTTTGGGCTCTTTGAAATTACACTTTAATTGACAAATGATTAAGTGATTAGTTGATAGATAGTTGCAGCCTTAGTAAGTCCAAAACTTGTGTTTAtctcatattttttaatttctttttttaaatatattttatttatttaccaggGACCGtgcacattaatcaacattacAGTCACCACCTCAATGTAAATATGCCAGAGTTAGCTAGAGAGCTAGTTTTCATCAGGTTATCACAAATAGGTGGCCTAATAATATCAATACAATGCTTCATCAAGATCTACAGTATAACACAATActataaaatacagaaatactgGGGTTgacaatcgatttaaatatttaatcgcatgattgtccatagtccatcacgattaatcgcacattttttatctgttcaaaatgtaccttaaagggagatttgtcaagtatttaatattcttatcaacatgggagtgggcaaatatgctgctttatgtaaatgtatttatatatttattattgaaaatcaattaacaacacaaaacaatgacaaatattatccagaaaccctcacaggtactgcatttagcataaaagatatgctcaaatcataacatggcaaactgcagcccaacaggcaacaacagctgtcagtgtgtacacacaaacaatatAATGGTAGGCTCTTATTGTTTATCATGTGTCAAATGATATTTGTAATTCAGTTATATATTATGCTTGGGAAAAATCACATCTTAATGGTCAAAACAATGGCCCAAACTTCActtttataattaatttaatatataacTTTTTTAGCTAACCATAAAATggcagagtgagacctctgccaatagatataaaactgttttatatctatgcatTTAGCAATGTGAACATCCTCccctgtgacctttgacctcagtcTTTGCTTTGACTGTTGTAGATGcattgtaataaaaaataaaataaagtagcACATTTGTAATGCCAATTACACCTAATTGAGAGTGCAATAATACACTCCTGAGATTAAATTgccaacagaaaaacaaatttcCCTTCTGTGTTGCATAAATAAAGATTTTCTGCAGATTAGCCGTTGTAAGACTTTTATTGCGAAGGAGCTTGAACTTCCTGTTACCTTGTTTACTGAGGGTGGtggtctagaaggtaacccacgagttgagaaactctcgcgagatggttaagtcGAGTAGTTGAGGTTAGGATAGGCCGTCGTGCAGTTAGTCTCGCGAGTGTTTCAAGAATTTctcaatttgcgggttaccttctagactcATTATGGTGACCAGACTTTGGTCAGAGCAGTTTTAAAGTTACAACGGATCAAGATAAACATCCGGTTGGACGAACAACAACCGTCAAGATCAACCGTCAACTCCTCGAAGGTAAGCGATGGTTCTACCGTTCCGTTTCTACGTCTGTCCAGACTACGGTAACGTAGCAACCATACGTCATATAATGTATAGCATAAGAAGGGGAGAACTTACATAATAAACTCAAACTACAACATGTGTTGCTGCTCCATTAAACTATTATTTCGTTCATGAAGAAGTCAACCAATATATTTTAACTGGTTACAAACAGATAATGTAACTTTATTGTAAATCTCAGGCAGAAATGCAACTATTTATCTAACGTTGGTCCCTGTTTCCTACCACCTATGGTTTGTCCCAGTCAGTGTTGTCCTGTAGGACACAAAGTGCGTCTTTAATGAGGCAGCACACCGAAGGTGGAGGTCGTTACAGGACTttataacacgttaacacgtcACAACTGTGTGTTACACTTCAAAAGGGTCACAATATAAATCCGAGGGGTCCTGAGATGATTAATGAGGTATGAAAGAAGATGTTATATATGACAACATAATTATTGTTGTACTATTTTCTTATCAATTCCATTcaaatgtctttatttgttattctgtgtgtttgtctgtttttcattgtttctgtttcattttgtaatttttcctCGTTTACatcattgtttgatgtttcatttgtgtgtgaagcactttgttacactttgtgttgttttaaaaggtgctatataaataaagctgtaCTTACTTACTTCCTATTTGCATGACACAACACTGTACGTATTGCTTAAGCATACgtgtatttaaatgtttaaaaagttaACAGTAATTACATTGCATTAACATCCATAAAATAAACCATAATACATAAAGTCCTACAAGTCAAAGACTTTCTTTGTGATATGAGACATGATGAGTACTTTTTAAGTAGATTTTGATGCCAACACATTTGTacgttttgaatgcaggacttgtaacAGCACATTTGTACACtatagtattactacttttaatatttgaatacttcttccacacTGGAAAACAATATAACTGTTTACCACCAATCATTTTTGCTTTTTCAACATAGACTGCTGCCAGCACCCAGCTCTTCCTCCCCAGTAGGACtagttaaatacattttattgaaatacatttttccctgatgtttttatatttctcacATGTGATGAGGAAGTGTAGCTCTATTTCAGGCTCACTCAAGGTTAATGTGAGAGCACAGCATGTGCTCTACCTGCAGCCAGGTTGTACTTTGTTAAGGTTATTTTTAATTGTAGATCAGTAACCATGCTTAAATAATCTGCTATGGTGCACTGTCGATTTGGAGCCAGAtagcattttgttttgttctgcgCCTTTGTGTTTGCCAGTAGATGATGTCTGATGATTTAATCTTTAATAATGCATTGTATTTTCTacgttttttttatatgtttcagAAGAGATGTCCTCCCAAGTCAGACTGAGGCTGCTGCCGAGAGCCAGATGCATGTTTGATGACCCCGTTCAGGTGAAGGTGGCCGGGCTGAGGTCGAGACAGGTGATCACCATGAGAGCCAGATCGACTGATGAGAAGGGAGTGGTGTTCAGCTCCTCGGCCACCTACAAGGCTGATGGGAGCGGGGAGATCGATCTGCAGAGAGACAACTCTCTCGGTGGGAGTTACACCGGGATTGAACCCATGGGTCTGCTGTGGTCCATGAAGGCGGACTCCTTGCACAGaaggttgcaaaaaacaagttCACTAACCCCGCACGTTGTGAAGTTCTCTgtgcatgaggaggaggaggagggcaggaTGCTGGCAGAGGCGACCAATGAGAGGTTTCTGATAGGAAACGGGGTCAGCCGGCTCCCCGTCAAAGAGGGGAATATTCGCGGAGTACTGTTTACTCCCCCAGGTTGGTCTATGTCTCTGTCATGCTTCAAATTATTCAGTTAGTAAAGTTAAAGGAAAATACTGGCATTATTTTGTCTTGATTATTATTAACAGAGACAAAAACTACAGTGAATTTATTCTACTAACCCGTATTGCTTGTGTGACCACACAGCCTGATAAAGCTGTTTATCAGGTACATCGaaccttttaaaaacacatcaagtcTTCAATACAATGAAGATATTATATTtggattattttcatattcCATGTAAGTGTCATATCCTGAATAAGATACAAACCATGTGTTTTGATCCAGGAGGAGGTCCGTTCCCTGCTGTGTTGGATCTGTACACTTTTGGTGGTGGTTTGTCAGAGAAAAGGGCCTCTCTGCTAGCCAGCCGTGGATTTGTGGTTCTGACCGTCGCGCTGTACGGTCATGATGACATGCCGAAGTACATCAAAGTGGTCAATCTGGATTATTTTGAGGAAGcaataaagtttttaaaaaaacaagacaaggtGAGTGGTTTGAACAGTACTGTCCAAATCTCTTTTTTTGGGACACATTTGCTAGTTTGTACGGTGTTATTTATAATACCATCACTTGGGCATCACaagtaatattaaaaaagagCAGCCAATAGTTTGTATGTTTTTCCACAGGTGGGCAGTAAAGGTGTTGGCGTAATAAGCATTTCAAAAAGTGGAGATCTTGCGCTCTCAATAGCCTCTTACCTGCCAGATGTTGATGCCACAGTGTGGATTAATGGCTGCTCTGCCAACACACTTCTACCCCTCCACTATAAGAAGAGCCAAATCCTCCCTGCTTTAATGTTTGACATCAAGAAGATGATTCCCACTAATTCAGGGGTCGCCATTGTCAAGGATGGAATGCATGATCCACTGGCAGAGGAGAACAAGGCCACCCTGGTCCCCATTGAACAGGCCAAGGGACGTTTCCTCTTTGTGTCATCAGAGGACGACCTCAACTGGGACAGCAAAGCTTACGTGGACATGATGGAGGAGAGACTGAAGCGTCATGGGAAGGACAActttgagagtgtgtgttacCCCGGAGCGGGACATTACTTAGAGCCGCCTTACGGACCCTACTGCCCCTCCAGTTTTCATGGGGTTGTAAACATGCCTGTCGCGTGGGGGGGTGTGCCCAAGTCCCACGCGGCAGCTGAAGTCGTCCTGTGGAAGAGGATCCAGGAGTTCTACAGAACTCACCTGAGCTGTGATGCTACACACACTAAAGCCAAATTATAGATACAAATATCATGATATGGAAGACATCCGAACAGATAAATCACCAGCCAGTTAACGGTAAATGATTGTATATGAATTAAGCTAACAATTTCATGTTTGATTTGATGAttgaatatttttgtatttcaaaatcatgAATTCACACAACCTGATGCAGATTTACCACTGTGAAATGACAGGACTGTAGCCTTAATTGAATATCTTCTTGataatgtgtttgtattttctgAATTTATTTCTAAATCATGAGATGGGATAAGAAAAGCAACATACGATATATAAATTCCTCAGACTCTTCTGCCTTTTTGTCATGATTGGATTTGTGTATGTGTCTTGTGCTTCGGGAGCTGTGATTGTTGtgaccggcgttggtttgttggcttgtctgtttggaggattactccaaaagtctgtgatggatttgaatgacgttttttggaggggtggggtgtggcacaatgaacaatccattagattttggtggtgatccggaTCATTATCAAgcttcaggaattttttttaataactccgctcagcctgtggattaacaccacaggctttaagacatgtatctgatgacgcgttcatgacgcgtcaccatgcctctttccttctgcctgcagagagaatcgtactcgggcagcttggcggaggtctgcgctctcagaGTGTTTATCAGTTTGTTGTATTGTCATTGTGGGATGTATCCTGGATTATTATTTGTGGGAGGTTCACGTGTGCATTTATATCTGGATGATGTTTATATGTCTGGATGATGCTGATGTAATGTGCTGTTAGATGACGGTGGGCTAACATGCCGgaaggtttgtttgttttgttgttggttaATGTGTCTGAATAATCCCATGAGGGATGGGTTacgaaaataaatgattcattcattcatttattcatttattcatttattcatttattcattagtACGTACACAAACATTTAGTGTGGATCcacgcactgttttataaatgagatcCCTTCTCTTGCATGTGTGGACCCATGGCACATCACAATCTGaaaggaaattaattaaaaaagaaaagtctagcAATGACttaacagagcaacacaacagtCAGTGCAACAACATGCCTCCATCACATTATTTAATCAAAACCAAACCTTTGAGACACACTGTCTGTGCTGGAGTTGAGGATTTGCCGCTTGGTAAATAAACGTAGCTCCATATTATTTTGCTTAATTAGACGTCTACTCAACAGCTGTTGGAGCAGCACAACTTCCACTTTCATTGTTCTCATCAGAAGGCTACATGGAGGTGATCAGTGCCAGAGGCCTGTGTCCAGCCCCTCTGTGTACTCTGTTGCCTGGGTTGGTGCTCCGGGTGGTGACGGAGGATTCAGCAGGTCGATGGTCCGTCCTTCCCTGAGCTGCAGCACTGCCAGTTTCAGACTCCACCTGCAGGGAGGGACAAATGGAATGCGTTGTTGATCTCCGTAGGATTTCACTCAGCCGTGGGTTGCATCAGACTGTAATAAAGTTTTCATCAtcttatatatatgtttatcatatttagccTAGTGCTTATTATCATAAAATGAATTcatggattcagctattagtgcatttttttacttttaggacctaatgatttaaataaggactattagagtgttcatactggggagttgatttacctaaaaaaaaaattatctgctgagttacagatgtctctttcccaatggaagttgtagtaccgccgtttggccactacgaacaTTTGCATCAAAGCCCaacgctcttcctgggggcttaaGAAAATGGCTCGCTTCTCCAATATATTGAATCTGCccttttaaatagcaatgcACCAATGTGCAGGCGCACCTGGCTTTTAAAAGGGAGATgccactctgattggttgaattcctgttacgcccaaaacacacctgttaattaagagactaaatacaacccctttgcaCCGAGGTTATGCGCCGCctaactagcaaaagtggagttggacacgccctaaGTGCACTTTAAACCATGCGCTATAGATTGTTTAAATAGGGTcccaaagcgaatgagaaaaactgcaACTCAGAATAGAACAGAATGTACTCACCTGTTGGTATCAGGGTCTCTGATTGAAGAAGTATACAGATAACCTCCAGTTTCTGACCCAGTCACAGGgatctttatctgcaaacaCAATGCAAATTCAAATTCATCTGCAAGTGCAGACAGATATCAGAGCTGTACACAGCATTGTATGGTACAGCTGCCCATCATCTGAGTCCCACACCGATTTCATGTTCGACTGATAACTTTATTAGAGTGGAAACTAGTTTGGTCGTCCATGCACAATAACAAAAGATACACAAGTCCTAACAGCTCACAGTGGACAACATATGAAAGACATGCTCCCACAACAGTAGTAACACTTAACACATATTCAAAGAGGACATGAGTGTAGCTTAAGAGCCCAACTAGCCAAGAaattaaaaagcaataaaaggAGTTATTGACCCGCGGCCTGTTCCCATGCAGTAATGATCCAACTTGGAAGTttaggacattttacaagaacaagattgccaaacaaacatttgcaCAGCGACGCATGGATGGGGCAACTGTTTAGTCAAAACAGTTCTATTGACACAGAACACAGGATAACACATTCTGATGTCTTCCTAAAACACACAGTACCTGTGCTGTAGACTGATCGATGCggttctttctgtctgtcagatGGATGTTGTAGACTTTTAAAGGCGGAGCCCCCAGGCTTTCCATGGCATCTGGACATGCTTCCAACTTCTGCAGAGCCAGTCTGTGGTAGTCTGACGCAGCAAATTTCTCTAATTGGATAGTA
It includes:
- the LOC141777692 gene encoding acyl-coenzyme A thioesterase 5-like; translated protein: MSSQVRLRLLPRARCMFDDPVQVKVAGLRSRQVITMRARSTDEKGVVFSSSATYKADGSGEIDLQRDNSLGGSYTGIEPMGLLWSMKADSLHRRLQKTSSLTPHVVKFSVHEEEEEGRMLAEATNERFLIGNGVSRLPVKEGNIRGVLFTPPGGGPFPAVLDLYTFGGGLSEKRASLLASRGFVVLTVALYGHDDMPKYIKVVNLDYFEEAIKFLKKQDKVGSKGVGVISISKSGDLALSIASYLPDVDATVWINGCSANTLLPLHYKKSQILPALMFDIKKMIPTNSGVAIVKDGMHDPLAEENKATLVPIEQAKGRFLFVSSEDDLNWDSKAYVDMMEERLKRHGKDNFESVCYPGAGHYLEPPYGPYCPSSFHGVVNMPVAWGGVPKSHAAAEVVLWKRIQEFYRTHLSCDATHTKAKL
- the LOC141777695 gene encoding cytochrome c oxidase assembly factor 1 homolog; the encoded protein is MRVSTSQLQQLAIFTTLLTGGGIGTMYYLLQKKFAASDYHRLALQKLEACPDAMESLGAPPLKVYNIHLTDRKNRIDQSTAQIKIPVTGSETGGYLYTSSIRDPDTNRWSLKLAVLQLREGRTIDLLNPPSPPGAPTQATEYTEGLDTGLWH